A stretch of Vigna angularis cultivar LongXiaoDou No.4 chromosome 4, ASM1680809v1, whole genome shotgun sequence DNA encodes these proteins:
- the LOC108331141 gene encoding 60S ribosomal protein L39: protein MPSHKTFRIKKKLAKKMRQNRPIPYWIRMRTDNTIRYNAKRRHWRRTKLGF from the exons ATG CCGTCGCACAAGACTTTCAGAATCAAGAAGAAGTTGGCGAAGAAGATGAGGCAGAACAGGCCCATCCCCTACTGGATCCGCATGAGAACTGACAACACCATCAG GTACAATGCCAAGCGCCGCCACTGGCGTCGCACCAAGCTTGGATTCTGA
- the LOC108331074 gene encoding probable receptor-like protein kinase At1g80640, producing MKKNLLFVFILLLHCVAAADPPASSPQLPPDLSPGEGQHHLHKKMLVAIVVATISLAALIFGFLCFWIYHTKCPTKSKTKKVQTPGPDAERGITLAPFLSRFSSVKIVGMKESVPIVDYKQIEKTTNNFEESNILGEGGFGCVYKARLDHNLDVAVKKLHCETQHAEREFENEVKLLSKIQHPNIISLLGCSADGDTRFIVYELMQNGSLEAHLHGPTHGSALTWHMRMKIALDTARGLEYLHEHCYPAVIHRDMKSSNILLDANFNAKLSDFGLAITDGSQSKKNIKLSGTLGYVAPEYLLDGKLSDKSDVYAFGVVLLELLLGRRPVEKLAPTQCQSIVTWAMPQLTDRAKLPNIVDPVIKDTMDHKHLYQVAAVAVLCVQPEPSYRPLITDVLHSLIPLVPIELGGTLRVSQVRQHASLAVNYRL from the exons ATGAAAAAGAACCTTCTTTTTGTGTTTATTCTTCTTCTGCATTGCGTTGCTGCTGCAGACCCTCCTGCTTCCTCTCCTCAACTTCCACCTGATCTCTCTCCAG GGGAGGGGCAGCATCACCTGCACAAGAAAATGCTAGTAGCTATTGTCGTAGCCACCATTTCACTTGCTGCACTCATTTTCGGTTTCTTATGTTTCTGGATTTATCACACTAAGTGTCCAACAAAATCCAAAACCAAAAAGGTTCAAACTCCTGGTCCAG ATGCAGAGAGGGGGATCACCCTTGCGCCGTTTCTGAGCAGATTCAGTTCCGTCAAAATTGTTGGTATGAAGGAGTCTGTGCCGATAGTTGATTATAAGCAAATAGAAAAAACGACCAATAATTTTGAGGAAAGTAACATCTTGGGCGAGGGTGGTTTTGGATGTGTTTACAAGGCTCGGTTGGATCATAATCTGGATGTTGCAGTAAAAAAACTACACTGCGAGACTCAACATGCGGAAAGAGAATTCGAG AATGAGGTGAAATTGTTAAGCAAAATTCAGCATCCGAATATAATCTCCTTACTGGGTTGTAGCGCTGATGGTGACACGAGGTTTATTGTTTATGAGTTGATGCAAAATGGATCATTGGAAGCTCATTTACATG GACCTACTCATGGCTCGGCATTGACATGGCACATGAGGATGAAGATTGCTCTTGACACAGCAAG AGGACTAGAATATCTGCATGAGCACTGCTACCCTGCAGTGATCCACAGAGACATGAAATCTTCCAATATTCTCTTAGATGCAAACTTCAATGCCAAG CTGTCTGATTTTGGTCTTGCCATAACTGATGGGTCCCAAAGCAAGAAGAACATTAAACTATCGGGTACCTTAGGATACGTAGCACCGGAGTATCTTCTAGATG GTAAATTGAGTGATAAAAGTGATGTGTATGCTTTTGGGGTTGTGCTATTGGAGCTTCTATTAGGAAGGAGGCCAGTGGAAAAACTGGCACCGACGCAATGCCAGTCTATTGTCACATGG GCCATGCCACAGCTCACAGACAGAGCCAAGCTTCCAAACATTGTGGATCCAGTGATTAAGGACACGATGGATCATAAACACTTGTACCAG GTTGCTGCTGTAGCTGTGCTATGCGTGCAACCAGAGCCTAGTTATCGCCCTCTCATCACAGATGTTCTTCACTCACTTATCCCTCTTGTTCCCATTGAGCTCGGAGGAACACTGAGAGTTTCGCAAGTGAGGCAGCATGCCTCTCTTGCTGTGAATTACCGTCTTTGA